The following coding sequences lie in one bacterium genomic window:
- the tsaE gene encoding tRNA (adenosine(37)-N6)-threonylcarbamoyltransferase complex ATPase subunit type 1 TsaE, with protein MCNSKIEYRSKSREETFNIAVKLAERINPGDIIALYGDLGSGKTVFTQGLCRGLNVSDYVTSPSFTLVQEYRGNDLNIFHFDFYRLSSMQDVENLGLFYYFDRGGISIIEWPEIADDILPADTIKIRFGRVFDNGLFVENERIISVEFCKIAEDRN; from the coding sequence TTGTGTAATTCAAAGATTGAATACAGGTCCAAAAGTCGGGAAGAAACTTTTAATATTGCAGTGAAACTGGCCGAAAGAATTAATCCCGGTGATATCATTGCATTGTATGGAGACCTTGGAAGCGGGAAAACCGTGTTCACTCAGGGGTTATGCAGGGGATTAAATGTTTCAGATTACGTAACCAGCCCGAGCTTTACCCTTGTACAGGAGTATAGAGGAAATGATCTGAATATTTTCCATTTTGATTTTTACAGACTTTCTTCTATGCAGGATGTTGAAAATCTCGGACTTTTTTATTATTTTGACAGAGGGGGGATTTCAATAATTGAATGGCCGGAAATAGCAGATGATATTTTACCTGCTGATACAATAAAAATAAGATTCGGAAGAGTTTTTGACAATGGCCTGTTCGTTGAAAATGAAAGGATTATCTCTGTAGAATTTTGCAAGATAGCTGAGGATAGGAATTAA
- the tsaB gene encoding tRNA (adenosine(37)-N6)-threonylcarbamoyltransferase complex dimerization subunit type 1 TsaB has product MNVLGIETATEVCSTGLSNENSIIADYRLNRGYTHAEMLPGAVKHIMKQSNISMKDLDAIAVSIGPGSFTGLRIGIGFAKGLAKGCNIPLIGVPTLDALVKQLPFAAEFAATILKSRKGEYYRAVYRNENNAWILKTKYETLPEKDIHKGLPADKSIIITGDINGFLRSQIKNYIKSAIFANYDYFMPNGSSVSSEGIKKLSKGTNSVEDSVTPIYLNKYLGAL; this is encoded by the coding sequence ATGAATGTACTTGGTATAGAAACAGCAACAGAAGTCTGCAGTACAGGCCTTTCGAATGAAAACAGTATTATTGCAGATTATCGCCTTAATAGGGGATATACTCATGCAGAGATGCTTCCAGGTGCAGTTAAACACATTATGAAGCAATCCAATATTTCGATGAAAGACCTCGATGCAATCGCAGTTTCCATAGGCCCTGGATCATTTACCGGCCTGAGAATAGGAATTGGATTTGCCAAAGGGCTTGCAAAAGGATGCAATATCCCTTTAATCGGCGTACCGACCCTTGATGCTCTTGTTAAACAGCTTCCTTTTGCTGCAGAATTTGCTGCAACGATTCTGAAATCCAGAAAAGGTGAGTATTACAGAGCAGTTTACAGGAATGAAAATAATGCATGGATTTTAAAAACTAAATATGAAACTCTTCCTGAAAAGGATATCCATAAAGGCCTGCCTGCTGATAAATCAATTATTATTACAGGCGATATAAATGGTTTTTTAAGATCGCAAATAAAAAATTATATTAAGAGTGCTATTTTTGCAAATTATGACTATTTTATGCCGAACGGCTCTTCAGTTTCATCAGAAGGTATTAAAAAATTGTCAAAAGGAACTAATAGCGTAGAAGACAGTGTTACGCCCATTTATCTAAACAAATACTTGGGAGCGTTATAG
- a CDS encoding response regulator, producing MNGNKGNILWADDEIDHLRSHIIFLREKGYSVTPVTNAEDAISLVKKERYDILLLDEMMPGMDGLEALNKIKIIDPSIPIVMITKSEEEDLMEEAIGGKIEDYLTKPVNPSQILSSCKRILEKRRIARDKITRDYIEEFSEITNLLQGQLDFKKWAEIHLKLSERYLNLDEHNDLGLNQTLEDQRAECNHSFARFIESNYREWINSDKRPVLSTDVMKNYVFPFLKKGEKVLFIVIDNLRLDQWLAIEPMLYDFVKIERNYQCSLIPSATPYSRNSIFSGLFPSQIKKQFPEYWMKNADSEASLNKFEYEFLKFQVNKNHINVKGNPQYLKIITREEANHALIHFKNMVNNQLIAMVFNFIDIISHRRNDSEIIHEIVPDESAYRSLTKSWFKNSSLFEIIKKAAQEKIITVLTTDHGSIRVKRGTTIYADRFASTNLRYKYGRGIRAEGKGFIEINSPEEYGLPVQSLNTNYIIATEDVFFVYPTNYHKYLTLFKNSFQHGGISLEEMILPVITMTAK from the coding sequence ATGAATGGAAACAAAGGGAACATTCTGTGGGCAGATGATGAGATCGATCATCTGAGATCGCATATAATTTTTTTACGGGAAAAAGGTTATAGTGTAACACCTGTTACTAATGCTGAAGATGCCATTTCTCTGGTAAAAAAAGAAAGATATGATATTCTTCTTCTTGATGAAATGATGCCTGGTATGGACGGCCTGGAAGCATTGAATAAAATTAAAATTATTGACCCGTCTATACCTATTGTTATGATTACTAAATCGGAAGAAGAAGATCTGATGGAAGAGGCAATCGGTGGTAAAATTGAAGATTATCTGACAAAGCCGGTTAATCCAAGCCAGATTCTGTCTTCATGCAAAAGAATCCTTGAAAAACGGCGTATAGCAAGAGATAAGATTACCAGAGATTATATTGAAGAATTCTCTGAAATTACAAATTTATTACAGGGGCAGTTGGATTTTAAAAAGTGGGCAGAGATACATCTTAAACTCTCTGAAAGATATTTAAACCTTGATGAACACAATGACCTTGGCTTAAATCAGACCCTTGAAGATCAGAGAGCGGAATGCAATCATTCATTCGCACGTTTTATTGAAAGCAACTATAGGGAATGGATAAATTCGGATAAAAGGCCTGTTCTATCAACTGATGTAATGAAAAACTATGTATTCCCATTTCTTAAAAAGGGCGAAAAAGTTCTTTTTATTGTCATAGATAACCTCAGGCTTGATCAATGGCTTGCCATTGAACCTATGCTGTACGATTTTGTAAAAATTGAAAGGAATTATCAGTGTTCTTTAATCCCCTCTGCTACGCCATACAGCCGGAATAGTATTTTTTCCGGGCTATTCCCATCTCAGATAAAAAAACAATTTCCTGAATATTGGATGAAGAACGCTGATTCTGAGGCAAGTTTGAACAAATTTGAGTATGAATTTTTAAAATTTCAGGTAAATAAAAACCATATCAATGTTAAAGGCAATCCCCAATATTTAAAAATCATTACCAGGGAAGAGGCAAACCATGCACTTATTCATTTTAAAAATATGGTAAATAATCAGCTCATAGCAATGGTTTTTAATTTTATTGATATAATTTCACACAGAAGGAATGATTCTGAAATAATTCATGAAATTGTACCTGATGAATCAGCATATAGATCCCTTACAAAATCGTGGTTTAAGAATTCGTCTCTGTTTGAAATTATAAAAAAAGCAGCTCAGGAAAAAATTATAACCGTACTCACTACTGATCACGGATCTATTCGGGTTAAGAGGGGGACAACTATTTATGCTGACAGATTTGCCTCTACAAATTTAAGATACAAATATGGAAGAGGGATTCGTGCTGAAGGTAAGGGTTTTATTGAAATAAACAGCCCTGAAGAATATGGTTTGCCTGTCCAGAGCCTGAATACAAATTATATAATTGCAACTGAGGATGTTTTTTTTGTTTATCCGACAAATTACCATAAATATCTGACTCTTTTTAAAAACAGCTTTCAGCATGGAGGAATTTCTCTTGAGGAGATGATTCTTCCTGTTATTACAATGACTGCCAAATAA
- the rocD gene encoding ornithine--oxo-acid transaminase — translation MTSEELIKLEDQYGAHNYKPLDVILSKGDGIWVYDVDGNKYLDFLAAYSSVNQGHCHPRIIAKMTEQLNKLTITSRAFRNDQLALFCKEVCELAGKEMLIPMNSGAEAVETAIKMVRKWGYTKKNIELGKAEIITCAGNFHGRTTTIVGFSTEEHYKKYFLPFTPGFKSIPYGDAQALRDAINENTAAFLYEPIQAEGGVLIPPEGYLKEVREICTENNVLMVADEIQTGLGRCGKLFASDWENVKPDAYIMGKALSGGFYPVSAVVTDREIMEVFTPGEHGSTFAGNPLACSVAREALKVLTEEKLVENSNELGNYFMDKLRTINSKHIKEVRGRGLLIGLELHKEAGGARRFCEALMDEGLLCKETHEDVIRFAPPLVIKKEDLDWAFDRIKKVLETLN, via the coding sequence ATGACTTCTGAAGAACTCATTAAATTGGAAGATCAGTACGGCGCACACAATTACAAGCCTCTTGATGTTATTTTAAGCAAAGGTGACGGCATTTGGGTTTATGATGTTGACGGTAATAAATATCTGGATTTTCTCGCTGCATATTCATCTGTCAATCAGGGCCACTGCCATCCCAGAATCATAGCAAAAATGACAGAACAGCTCAATAAACTTACAATTACATCACGTGCTTTCAGAAATGACCAGCTTGCACTTTTCTGTAAAGAGGTTTGTGAACTTGCCGGAAAAGAAATGCTTATCCCCATGAACAGCGGTGCAGAAGCTGTTGAAACCGCAATCAAAATGGTACGAAAATGGGGATATACTAAGAAAAATATTGAACTTGGCAAGGCAGAAATTATTACATGTGCAGGCAATTTCCACGGACGAACAACAACAATTGTAGGGTTTTCAACAGAAGAACACTACAAAAAATATTTCCTTCCGTTCACACCGGGTTTCAAATCAATTCCCTATGGCGATGCTCAGGCTTTAAGAGATGCTATCAATGAAAATACGGCTGCATTTTTATATGAGCCTATTCAGGCAGAAGGCGGAGTTTTAATTCCTCCGGAAGGTTATCTTAAGGAAGTAAGAGAGATATGTACTGAAAATAACGTACTTATGGTTGCAGACGAAATTCAGACAGGGCTCGGCCGCTGCGGAAAACTATTTGCTTCAGATTGGGAAAATGTTAAACCTGACGCATACATAATGGGCAAGGCACTTTCAGGCGGTTTTTATCCGGTATCTGCAGTTGTAACAGACAGAGAAATAATGGAAGTTTTTACTCCGGGCGAACATGGTTCAACATTTGCCGGAAATCCCCTTGCGTGTTCTGTTGCACGCGAAGCATTAAAAGTTTTAACCGAAGAAAAACTTGTAGAAAATTCAAATGAACTCGGCAACTACTTCATGGATAAATTACGTACAATTAACAGTAAACATATAAAAGAAGTCAGAGGCCGCGGGCTGCTGATTGGGCTGGAACTTCATAAAGAAGCAGGCGGAGCAAGAAGATTCTGCGAAGCGCTTATGGATGAAGGGCTTCTCTGCAAAGAGACTCATGAGGATGTTATTAGATTCGCACCTCCTCTTGTTATCAAAAAAGAAGACCTTGACTGGGCATTTGACAGGATCAAAAAAGTTCTTGAGACTTTGAATTAG